The genomic region AGTGAGCTGGCACCGCATGCATAAGTGAGTACGCCGGTTCGGCGTACCTGTCGACGATGCGCTGGAGAGCGCATCGTCGATTGGCGGATTAGAACCGGCAGTCGCGTTCTGCTTGCAACGCGTCAATCCGCGGGGTTCGAGCAACCATGGTTTGGCGCTTTACTGGTTCGGAATCGTCGTGGCAGTGATATCAACGTTCACTGCGGTCGAGGACGACGAACTCGAGCTGCTCTTGGCAGCGCCGCCTGCGAGTTGCGCCTGAGCCAATGAATTGCGTTCGATCTTGATCATTTTATTGTTCCTTCTAATCAACGAATATAATAAACCTCAGCCTTGAGCGTGTAACAGGAGATACTCGAATCGAGTTTTTCCTTACCAAGTTTCCCATACGTATTCAGTCAAATTGTATTGCGCCTTGACCGAAATCGGTTAACTAGATATTCATCTATGCGACCGAAATTAAACGCCCGGCCGAATGCTAGCAGTGTGAAAATGCCCGGTCAATGTTGAAATGTCTTAAAGCTCAGTTATTAAGAATCTCGTAATTCTCGATGAGAATTAGCCGGAAAATTCTGTTGATTCGAAGCCGCCAATTGGCAGAAACCACTGTCATCTGATTGGATCTCATTCGGCGTTCCAGACCATGAGCGACACGCCAGTGACTCTTGCACCAAGAGCATGCCGTAGCGTGCGCCTCCGAAACGCCTTCGACTGCTACAGCTACCGAAACGCTGCAGTTCGATAGGACAACTCTTATAAATATCCCAGTCTGCTGGGAAATTTCAATTTTCTTCTATATATTCGACGATAGAAGTCGCGATCTTCGCGCTCGCTAAGACCGCTTCCTGTTTGTCGGTTCCGCTGGCTTCGCCGTCCCGAGTGTTGCGGGTTTTGCGCCAGTCAGTGAATCAAAGCCGAACAAATAGCGCCCGCCCTTTCGATTACTGCAATACGGCATTCTCTGAGATATCACTGATGGCTATCCGAATCGGAATTTCCGTCGTCACGCATCAAGGACAAAACATCTGGCAAAACGGTCTTGGCCAGAACGTCATTTTCCTCGCGGATGCGCTGCAAAAGCTGCCTTTCGTAGAGAACGTACTACTCATCGATGTCGGCGACCAAAACGCACTGCCCCCGCAGGTAGACGCGTCGGCGAAAGAACTGCGCATCGTCCGTATGTCGGACGCCACCGACCAGGTGGATGTCGTTTTTGAAATGGGCGGCGCGCTCGATACGCAATGGCTCGACCTGATGCGCGCGCGCGGTAAGAAGGTCGTGTATTACTGCTGCGGCCAGCCTTACGTCGGGCTCGTGGAAGCGCCGGTCTTCGACAAGCCGGTGCATGTCATGAGGCCCGACCGCTACGACGAGATCTGGCTGATGTCGAAAGATCGGCTTTCCGTTCCGATGATGCGAACGCTTCACCGTTGCGATGTCCATCTCGTGCCTTTCATCTGGCATCCGCAGTTTCTCCAGAAGCGCATTGCCGAAGTGGCCGAACACGGCTTGCACTATGGCTATCAGCCGCGCACGGAAGGTTCATTGGATGCCACCGCTCGGAAGCAGGGGTTCCGCGTTTCGATTTTCGAACCGAATATCTCGGTCGTTAAGACATCCAGCATTGCGATGCTCGCCTGCGAAGAGGCGTATCGCGCGGACCCTTCGAGCGTGTCCCACATGCATGTGCTCAATACGTTGCACATGAAAGATCATCCGACGCTCGTGCAAATGGCCAATTCGCTGAACCTCGTGAAAGACAGCAAGGCCACTTTCCACGGTCGTAACGATATCGCCGGGTTCATGGCGCAGTTCTCCGATGCAGTCGTATCGCATCAGTGGGGCAACGACCAGAATTATCTCTACCTCGACGTGCTTTATGGCGGCTATCCGCTGGTGCACAACTCACCGTGGCTGGATGCCGGGTATTACTACCCGGGTTTCGACGCGCAGGAAGCCGGGCGTCAAGTGTTACGCGCGTCACGCGAGCACGATACGTCGCTTACGGAATATCGCGGCCGCGCACAACGAGTCATCGACTCGGTGAAGGTTGCTGCATCTGTTCGTCGGCAGCGAGGCAAAACTCGGCGTATGAATAAGCAAACGAAGTCCCGCATGCCGGATCGGCTCAATGTGGGCGTCTCCATCTTCATTCGTAAAGGCGAACAGTCGCTTTGGGAAAACGGCATTTTTCAAAATTGCCTGTACCTCGTGATGTTGCTCAAACGCTCGCCGCGGGTGAAATCGACCTATCTCGTCACGGGCGGCGGTGATGGCGGGCCGGAGGACGCGAAGCGTTTTCTGGTCGATGCTCCGGTGCCGCTCATCGACATGGAAACCGCCATGACGAAGCTCGATGTGATGATCGAGATGAGCGCGGTGATTCAAGCCATCGACGAGCACGATCAACGGTTCGTGCAGTATCGCGAAGCGCAACGCTCCGCAATATCCCGGTTTCTGCCGGATGATCCGCGACTCGTCGAGTCATATTCGGCGCTTCTCGATTCGCTGATGCAGAAGGCTGCGCGCTGATCTGCGTTTTCTAAAGGCGAGCGGCGGCTCGTATCTTATTAGCTTCAAAGGCTGCGGGACGCACGTAAACGCGCGTCCCGCACGCGTCTTAAGACCAATCCGAATTTCGCGCCGATAAAACGTCGCCGTGCTTTTACACGGAAAGCTCACTGTCGTTTTTTGCGCAAATTGTCCACTCAAATTCAGACTAGTCCTACCTATTAGCGCGCGCGCTGCGCATCTCCGCGGCCCGCACGAAGCAGTTTGCCGTTGATCCATCGAATTTCTTCGAAATTAGGACGTGTCCGCTTCAAGCGCGGTGCGACCATGAATATTCTCTGTGGTGGTCAAAGGTGTTCCTTTATTTTTTGTAAAAGACGCTCGTTTTTTTGTGGGTCAATTCGGTTTATGAATAAGTCATACCGCAGTATTTGGAATGAGAAAGTGGGTACGTTCGTGGCTGTCGCGGAGACCGCGATGGCTCGAGGAAAGAGTACTTCCAGCGTCGCACGAGCGGACTCGGGTGAGGCCGGCTCGCACCTGCTGGAGAGGGAGGGTCATTCTGGGCTTCTTAAGGGCGCCATGGGTCTCGGTGCTTCCATGGCCCTTCTTTTTGGCGGAGCAGGCGGGTTCGGCGGGGCGCAAGCCGTCGCGGCACCCAGTATTGCATCATGTACCAGCGGTACCGGCTGGGGCTTTTCAAACACCAGCAGCGGCAGCGCCAACAACAACCAGTGCGGCGGTTCCAACGCGGCGGCAGGGCTGGGGACTAGTTTCACAGGCGTGTACCTCACCGATAACACGAGCGGCCCCACGGCATGGATGTCGGTCGGCAGCGGCTACGTGAAGATGGGAGCGAGTACGAGCATCCAGATGCTGCAGTATCTGGATATGACCTCGCACTCCATCACCAACCTGACGGCAGGTGCCATCAATGCGAGCAGCACGGATGCCGTGAACGGAAGCCAGTTGTTCTCGATGTCGAATTCGCTCTCGACTGTCGTGAGTTCCACGTCGCTCTCGCTGTCCACGAACGTCAGTTCCATGTCGACCGGTATGAGTTCGCTCTCCACGGCTTGGTCCAGCGCGTCGACCAGTTTGTCCACGAACATGAGCTCGGTCTCCACGGCGTGGTCCACTGCGTCCTCGAGCGTGTCGACTTCGATGAGTTCCATCTCGACGGCATGGTCGTCGGTTTCTGCGAGCACGTCGACTGTATGCGGTCCTTCAGGGACGCCCTAGCAATGGACGAGTGATTCTCTGATGCTACCTGTCCACGTGGACAGCTGGGATGAGAGTACATGACAGAAGATCGAGATTTGCGTAGCCGTCTGGTAGTCGGCGCGAAGCGGGATGGTCGCCGGGAATACGATCCGCAAGCCCGCGAGGAACTGGTCCAGTTGTGCATGACGTCCGGCGTTTCGATAGCGCGTACGGCGATGGAATACGGCTTGAACCCGAATCTGTTGCGCGAGTGGATCACGCGCTATCAGAAGACACATGCGGCGCAGAATTCGGCGGAGAAGGAACTGAGGCCAGTAGACAGGGCATCGCTTGATGTTACGCCGCCGGCCTTTCGGACTCACGCGCCCGACGTGTCATCACCATTTGTACCGGTCGTTCAGGGGGCTGTGACGGTTGAACGAGCGGTGTCCGCGCGCACACCATCGATCACGGTTGCCTTGCACATACGTTTGCCCAACGGTGTTGAGTTCGACATCGCAGAGGCGACCATCGACGAGCTGAGCACCGTGGTCCAGATGCTCGGGAGGATGCCGTGTTCCGGTTCGACGATAATCTGAAGGTCTACCTGCACCGCGATCCTGTCGACTTCCGCTACGGCATGAACAGTCTGTCGATTCTCGTCGAGCAGTCGATGCACCTAAATCCGATGGACACGTCGCTTTACATCTTCGGAAACCGACGTCGTGACCGAATAAAGATTCTTGGCTGGGACGGCAGTGGTTTCTGGCTTTTGATAAAACGATTGGAGAGCAGCCACTTCATCTGGCCAGACAACAAGGCTGAGATCGTGACGATGACGACCAACGTGTTGCACGCGTTGCTCGATGGCGATGACATCACCGCGATACGACGGCATCCGAAGCAGGAATATCGCCGCGTGAGCTGAACAGTGAGGCCGTGCGCCGGTCTAACCGGCCATGCCGATCAATGTCACGATCACCGCCGAGGAATTGAAGGCGTTGCTCGCCGAGCGCGATGCTGCTCGTGCATTGCGAGAAGAACAGGAGGCCTTACGCGGCGCCTTGCGGCTTATGACGGCAGAGCGCGATCTTGCTGAGGAGCGACTCCGAGCCTACCGTCGCGAACTGTTCGGCGCCAAGAGCGAGGCACGAGATTCTGATCAACTTGGCTTGTTCAACGAAGCCGAGGTGCTCGGCGCGAACAGCGCGCCTGCCCAAGAAGACACGCCGGAGACGACGGTTGGCGCGCACAAGCGCAAGAAGCGCGGTCACCGCAAGCCGCTTGATCCCAATCTACCGCGCGACGTCGTGCGGCACGAATTGCCCGAAGCCGAACGCTTTTGCACGAACGATGGGCACGCGCTCGTCGAGATCGGCGCGGAGATCAGCGAGCAGCTCGATGTGATCCCCGAGCAGCTTCGAGTGATCCAACACCAGCGCGTTAAATATGCGTGTCCGTGCTGCGATCTCGGCATCAAGGTCACTCCAGCGCCGCCGCGCATCATTGCGCGCGGACTGTTGAGCGAAGCGGCGCTCGCATGGATCGCCACCGGCAAATATCAGTTCGGTATGCCGCTCTATCGCCAGGCCGGTTTGCTGTGTCGCTTCGGCGGAGACATCTCGTCGAACACGATCGCCGCCAGCATGGTTCGCGTTGGCCTCGCGACCCAGCCCGTGATCAACCTCATGCGCGATGCGTTGCTCGATGCCGAACTGATCTACTGTGACGAGACGACCTTCCAGGTACTGAAAGAGAAAGGGCGCAAGCCGCAAACGAAGAGCTACCTCTGGGCGCAGATGACCAATTCAGGCATCCCCATCCGCTGCTTCAGCTATACGCCCGGACGCGGTGCCAAACTGGCCGACAAGCTGTTCACGGGGATCCGCAAGGGCGCCGTTCTGATGACTGATGGCTACGAGCCTTACAACGACATCGCTCAACGCTACGACCTCGTGCACCTCGGGTGTTGGGCACACCTAAGACGGTACTTCATCAAAGCGGAGGAGAACGTGCCGAAAGCCGCGCGTTCGCCCGATCTGCTCGCGACACGCTTCATCACGCTGATCGGCAAGCTGTTCACTGCGGAGGCCCGCTCTAAGAAATGGGCAGCTGAGCGACGACAGCGACTGCGACGTCGATACAGCACGCGCATACTCGACGCCATCTACGCTTTAGCCCTCGCGGAGTCGCCCGGCGTCGTACCAAAAAGTTTGCTCGGGAAGGCACTGACCTATCTGCGCGAGCAGTGGCCGAAGCTGATCCGCTACGTCGAGAACGGCACTTGGGCCATCTCGAACAACCCTTGCGAGAATGCGATTCGCCCATTCGTCGTCGGGCGCCGCTCATGGCTTTTTAGCGACACCGTAGCGGGGGCGAACGCAAGTGCAAACCTCTACAGCCTGATCGAAACCTGCAAAGCCGGGGGCATCGATCCCTATCGCTACCTTCACTGGTTGTTCCAACGTCTTCCTCTGGCGAGGACCGTTGACGACTACGACGCGCTGCTTCCTTGGAAGATGCCCGCAGATCTCCGCTGACCCGCATTGCTGATGCACATCACGCGCTCTCCACCTTACTCCGAGGGGCGTCGTTCGTGGATCGCGTACCGTCGACTAGCGTCAGCTCGATGTCCACCGCCACTTCTTCGCTGTCCGTCACGGTCAGTTCCCTGTCCACGGGCGTCAGCACTGCCAACAGTCGCGTGACGAGCCTCTCGACGAGCCTCAGTTCCTTGTCGACGTCTGCGTCGACCGGCATAAGCAGTCTGTCTCTATCGACGGCGACGCAAGTCGATTCACTGTCGACGGGTCTTAGCACGGCCACGAGTTCCATCAGCAGCCTTTCGACCGGCCTCAGTACGACGACGAGCGCGGTCTCGAGCATTTCGACCGGTTTGAGTACGGTCAACAGTTCCGTCAGCAGCCTGTCGACAGGCGTAAGTACCGTTACGAGCAACGTGAACAGCCTGTCCACGGGGCTCAGCACCACGAACATCGCGGTAAGCAGCCTCTCGACCGGTCTCAGCACGACGAACAGCGCTGTGAACAGCCTGTCCACGGGCCTCAGCACGACCAACAGCGCAGTAAGCAGCCTGTCCACGGGCCTTAGCACCACCAACAGCTCGGTGAGCTCGCTGTCGACCGGTCTAAGCACGACCAACACTGCAGTAAGCAGCCTCTCGACCGGCCTCAGCACGACCAACGCCGCGGTGAGCAGCCTGTCCACGGGCCTCAGCACCACGAACAGCACGGTGGACAGCCTGTCGACCGGCCTCAGCACGACGAACAGCTCCGTGAGTTCGCTCTCGACCGGCATAAGCAGCGTCAGCAGCTCGGTGAGCAGCCTGTCGACGGGCATGAGCACCACGGCCAGCACCGTCAGCTCGCTCTCGACCAGCCTCAGTTCGTTGTCGGTATCGACGTCGACGGGCATCAATTCGCTGTCGACCGGCCTGAGCACCACGAACAGTACGGTCAACTCGGTTTCGACGGCAGTGAGCACCGCCTCGAGCAAAGTGGATAGTCTGTCGACGGGTGTGAGCACGGCCAACAGCAGGGTAGACAGCCTTTCCACCGGCCTTAGCACGACCAACAGCACGGTGAGTTCCCTGTCGACCGGCGTCAGCACGATCGGCAGCACGGTGAGCAGCCTGTCCACCGGCCTCAGTTCTCTTTCGGTTTCCACGTCGACCGGTCTCGCTTCGTTGTCGAGCGGACTCAGCACGACGAACACGTCGGTGAACAGCCTTTCGACGGGGCTGTCCACCACGAGCAGCGCGGTGAGCAGCCTGTCCACGGGCATGAGCACGGTCACGAGCACAGTCAACAGCCTGTCGACCGGCATCAGCACGACGAACAGCTCGGTAAGCTCGCTGTCGACCACCGTGACGAGCCTGTCCACGGGCTTGAGCACGACGAACAGCAAGGTCGATAGCCTGTCCACGGGCCTGAGCACGGCCGGCAGCAAGGTCGACAGCCTGTCCACGGGCGTCAGCACGGCCAGCAGCGCGGTCAGCAGCCTGTCGACCGTCGTCAGTTCGTTCTCGACCGGTCTGAGCACCACGAATAGCGCGGTGAGCAGCTTGTCGACCGGTCTGAGCACCACCAACAGCTCGGTGAACAGCCTCTCGACGGGCCTCAGCACCACGAACAGCACGGTCAGCTCGCTCTCGACGAATCTGAGTTCGCTCTCCGTCTCCGCCTCGACGGGCATCAGTTCACTGTCGACCGGCTTGAGCAGCACGAACAGCACGGTCAGCAGCCTTTCGACCGGTCTGAGCACCACGAACAATACGGTGAGCAGTCTGTCGACGGGATTGAGCACGACGGGCAGCAAGGTGGATAGCCTCTCGACCGGTCTCAGCACCGCGACGAGCTCGGTGAGCTCGCTATCGAGCAGTGTGAGTTCGTTGTCGACCGGTTTGAGCACGACGAACAGCACGGTAAGCAGCCTGTCGAGCACCCTCAGCACCACGAACACCGCGGTGACAAGCCTGTCCACCGGCCTCAGCACGACCAATAGCTCGGTCACGAGCCTGTCCAGCGGCCTGAGTTCGGTCTCGGCGTCGGCTTCGACCGGTATCAGTTCGTTGTCGACCGGCTTGAGCACGGCCACGAGTTCGGTGAGCAGCCTGTCGACCGGTCTGAGCACGACGAACAGCACGGTAAGCTCGTTGTCGACCGGCCTGAGCACGACGAGCAGCAAGGTCGACAGTCTGTCGACCACGGTAAGCACGCTGTCGACGGGTCTGAGCACGACGAACAGCGCGGTAAGCAGCCTGTCGACTGGCCTGAGCACGACCAACAGCACGGTGAACTTGCTGTCGACGGGCTTTGCTTCGCTGTCGAATTCCACGTCGACCAGCGTCGGCTCGCTGTCGAGCGGCCTGAGCACGACCAATAGCTCGGTGACGAGCCTGTCGAGCGGTCTCGCGGCGACGAACAGCACGGTCGGCTCCTTGTCGAGCACGGTCGGCACGCTGTCGACCAGCTTGAGCACGACCAACGTAAGCGCGAATTAACACGCACCACGGCGGACCACTGAATAATCTGCGCTCGATCACGTTGACGCGAATTCGTCGTTCCGCTTCGTGAAGTTGAATGGGAGCAGGTCCCGGATATCGGCATCCGCTGAGCGCTGCGGCAGCTCGGTCAGCACGCGCAGCAGATAGGCATACGGCTCGACTCCGCATGCACGGCACGTCAGCATCAAGCTGTAAATGATCGCACTGGCCTTCGCGCCAGCGACTGTGTCGCTGAACAGCCATGCCTTTCTTCCGGTCGTAAATGGGCGGATGTCGCGCTCGAGCAGATTGTTGTCGATGGGTGAGACCCCATCATCGACATAACGTCGCAGGTATGCCCACTGATTGCGTGTGTAGCTGATAGCCTTGCCGGTCAGACTTTCAGGCAGCACTTGCGACGCCTGTTCATCGAGCCAGATTTTGAACGCCTCCAGCAGAGGCACGCTGTGCGCCTGGCGCAACTCATACGTGTGCTCGGCACGGCTTCGACCTTCGGGCAGTACGCCGCGTGCGAGGGTCTCAACCTGGTAAAGCGCCTTGAAGTATTCGAGCGCCTTGCGTGCGCGGCCGTCGGGTTTCCTGTGAGCCTTGTACGCCTCATCAAACCCGCGGCGCGCGTGAGCCATGCATCCGAGATGGGTCACACCTTCCAGCGTGCGCCACGCACTGTACCCGTCGGTCATCAGCGTTCCGGCGTAGCCGCCCAGAAAGGCCTGCGGATATTGCTGCCCGCGTCCTGGCTGATATTCGAACAGCACGACCGGTTCGGTACTGTCTTTGGCGCTGCGATACACCCACATGTACGACTTGCTCTGCGCTGTCTTGCCGTCTTCCTTGAGCACCTGCACTGTCGTCTCGTCGCCATGAAGCAGGGACTGCGCAAGCAGTGTTCTGCGCATCGCTTCATACAGACGGGACAGGTGCAGCTCGGCGGGACGGATAATCCAGTGTGCCAGCGTACCGCGACTGACCGCAATGTTCGAGCGAGTCAGCGCCTCTTCCATGCGATACAGCGGTGTGCCGTCCGCGTATTTGGCCGTCATCACCGTAGCGATCATTGCCGGGCTCGCGTTGCTTCCTGGCAGCGGCTGCGTCGGCATGGAAGCGATCACAACCGGCGTATGTTCGGCGTGGCGCTCGCAATGGCGACACGCATATTTGAAGCGCACGTGTTGCAATACCGATGCCTTGAGCTCGATATGCAACTGCTCACAGGTCTGCTCGCCCATCCGGTGCATCGCGCCCTTGCAGCACGGGCAGACCTTTTGGTCTTCGGGCAGGTCGTATTCGATACGGGTGCGGGGCAGATCGGCGGGCAGTGGTTTGCGACCGCGCTTCTGATGGGGTGGAGCATCCACGGCAGGCAGGCT from Caballeronia sp. Lep1P3 harbors:
- a CDS encoding ESPR-type extended signal peptide-containing protein; this encodes MNKSYRSIWNEKVGTFVAVAETAMARGKSTSSVARADSGEAGSHLLEREGHSGLLKGAMGLGASMALLFGGAGGFGGAQAVAAPSIASCTSGTGWGFSNTSSGSANNNQCGGSNAAAGLGTSFTGVYLTDNTSGPTAWMSVGSGYVKMGASTSIQMLQYLDMTSHSITNLTAGAINASSTDAVNGSQLFSMSNSLSTVVSSTSLSLSTNVSSMSTGMSSLSTAWSSASTSLSTNMSSVSTAWSTASSSVSTSMSSISTAWSSVSASTSTVCGPSGTP
- a CDS encoding transposase, producing MTEDRDLRSRLVVGAKRDGRREYDPQAREELVQLCMTSGVSIARTAMEYGLNPNLLREWITRYQKTHAAQNSAEKELRPVDRASLDVTPPAFRTHAPDVSSPFVPVVQGAVTVERAVSARTPSITVALHIRLPNGVEFDIAEATIDELSTVVQMLGRMPCSGSTII
- a CDS encoding IS66 family transposase, whose protein sequence is MSAPDSTAGLPPEVLAYIRELEASNRDLKARVEQLEELFRLAQLKRFAPSSEKLKDRVFDEAEQVAAVEPVEDDPDGVFALPATSLPAVDAPPHQKRGRKPLPADLPRTRIEYDLPEDQKVCPCCKGAMHRMGEQTCEQLHIELKASVLQHVRFKYACRHCERHAEHTPVVIASMPTQPLPGSNASPAMIATVMTAKYADGTPLYRMEEALTRSNIAVSRGTLAHWIIRPAELHLSRLYEAMRRTLLAQSLLHGDETTVQVLKEDGKTAQSKSYMWVYRSAKDSTEPVVLFEYQPGRGQQYPQAFLGGYAGTLMTDGYSAWRTLEGVTHLGCMAHARRGFDEAYKAHRKPDGRARKALEYFKALYQVETLARGVLPEGRSRAEHTYELRQAHSVPLLEAFKIWLDEQASQVLPESLTGKAISYTRNQWAYLRRYVDDGVSPIDNNLLERDIRPFTTGRKAWLFSDTVAGAKASAIIYSLMLTCRACGVEPYAYLLRVLTELPQRSADADIRDLLPFNFTKRNDEFAST
- a CDS encoding DUF2827 family protein gives rise to the protein MSVPLASPSRVLRVLRQSVNQSRTNSARPFDYCNTAFSEISLMAIRIGISVVTHQGQNIWQNGLGQNVIFLADALQKLPFVENVLLIDVGDQNALPPQVDASAKELRIVRMSDATDQVDVVFEMGGALDTQWLDLMRARGKKVVYYCCGQPYVGLVEAPVFDKPVHVMRPDRYDEIWLMSKDRLSVPMMRTLHRCDVHLVPFIWHPQFLQKRIAEVAEHGLHYGYQPRTEGSLDATARKQGFRVSIFEPNISVVKTSSIAMLACEEAYRADPSSVSHMHVLNTLHMKDHPTLVQMANSLNLVKDSKATFHGRNDIAGFMAQFSDAVVSHQWGNDQNYLYLDVLYGGYPLVHNSPWLDAGYYYPGFDAQEAGRQVLRASREHDTSLTEYRGRAQRVIDSVKVAASVRRQRGKTRRMNKQTKSRMPDRLNVGVSIFIRKGEQSLWENGIFQNCLYLVMLLKRSPRVKSTYLVTGGGDGGPEDAKRFLVDAPVPLIDMETAMTKLDVMIEMSAVIQAIDEHDQRFVQYREAQRSAISRFLPDDPRLVESYSALLDSLMQKAAR
- a CDS encoding IS66 family transposase; amino-acid sequence: MPINVTITAEELKALLAERDAARALREEQEALRGALRLMTAERDLAEERLRAYRRELFGAKSEARDSDQLGLFNEAEVLGANSAPAQEDTPETTVGAHKRKKRGHRKPLDPNLPRDVVRHELPEAERFCTNDGHALVEIGAEISEQLDVIPEQLRVIQHQRVKYACPCCDLGIKVTPAPPRIIARGLLSEAALAWIATGKYQFGMPLYRQAGLLCRFGGDISSNTIAASMVRVGLATQPVINLMRDALLDAELIYCDETTFQVLKEKGRKPQTKSYLWAQMTNSGIPIRCFSYTPGRGAKLADKLFTGIRKGAVLMTDGYEPYNDIAQRYDLVHLGCWAHLRRYFIKAEENVPKAARSPDLLATRFITLIGKLFTAEARSKKWAAERRQRLRRRYSTRILDAIYALALAESPGVVPKSLLGKALTYLREQWPKLIRYVENGTWAISNNPCENAIRPFVVGRRSWLFSDTVAGANASANLYSLIETCKAGGIDPYRYLHWLFQRLPLARTVDDYDALLPWKMPADLR
- the tnpB gene encoding IS66 family insertion sequence element accessory protein TnpB (TnpB, as the term is used for proteins encoded by IS66 family insertion elements, is considered an accessory protein, since TnpC, encoded by a neighboring gene, is a DDE family transposase.) — translated: MFRFDDNLKVYLHRDPVDFRYGMNSLSILVEQSMHLNPMDTSLYIFGNRRRDRIKILGWDGSGFWLLIKRLESSHFIWPDNKAEIVTMTTNVLHALLDGDDITAIRRHPKQEYRRVS